GAAAAAATTAAAAAATATAGCAATCAAGATAAAATGCTTAGTTTATATATAGTTGTAGCGTCTATATTAGTCGTAGGGATTTTGTATATTGTAGATCAGCGCTTTTTGGTGAGCTACAATACAAAGATTATTATTAAATTAATATTATTTAGTGTAGTTCCTTTTGTGTACATCAAACTTTCAAAAGATAATTTCGTAAAAAAATCATTTAAGAATCATACTCCGGCACTTAAAATGGATATATCAAAGGCGCTTGGTATTTTTGTGGTAATTGTGCTGATTATAGGATTTATAATATTTAGGAATCTATTTGATGTAAATACAATTGTTTATGATTTTAGAAATAAATATCAAATAGTTGGAAATCAAATATTGTATTATGGATTGTATTTATCTTTTGTAAATTCATTGCTAGAAGAATTGTTTTTTAGAGGTTTTATATTTTTAGGATTAAAGCATATAAATTGCACCAAATTCGGATATATTTTTAGTTCTTTTATGTTTTCTATATATCACATAGCTAATTTTAAGAATTGGTTCAATCCATTGGTATTTATTCTATGTTTAGTTGGCTTATTTATAGGTGGTTTGATTTTTGCAGCGCTAGATGATAAAAAAGATACGTTTTTTAACAGTTGGTTTGTGCATATATGTGCAGATTTAGCAATTGTGGCCATTGGATATTATGTGATAAATATATCTGCAGGATTGTAGATTACAAAAAAGTTGTATTTAGATGAAAATGAAGTGTCATGTCGTGAATCATATCACGGACATGGCATTTTTAGTTGTACTGATTGAGTTTCACTAGATTGCTCAAGGGTATTAATGCTTAGATGAAACTATTCATCAATAAGATTTGATATAAAGGAGGATTTTTGATGGAGTACAACTATAAAGAAGCAATTGGAAAAAGAAGAAGCATATATGAATTATCTAAAGAGAGCACCATCAGTGATGATGAAATTCAAGATATTTTGGTATATGCACTTGATCATACACCATCAGCCTTTAATTCCCAAAGCGGAAGAGTTGTGTTATTGCTAGATAATGAACACAATGAATTGTGGCTTATGATTGAAGAAGAACTTAGGAAAAGAGTTCCAGCTGAAAGATTTGAGTCTACTAAGAAAAAAATGGATGGATTTAGAGAAGCTTATGGTACTGTATTATTTTTCGAGGATTATAGCATAGTTGAGGAACTTGAAAATAAATTTCCAAGATATGCACATAATTTTTCTCCATGGTCATATCAGTCATCCGGAATGTTACAATATAATATTTGGACATCTTTTGCAATTGAGGGTATGGGAGCATCACTTCAGCATTACAATGAGGTTATTGAAGAGGCTGTAAAACAAAGATGGGATATACCATCAAAATGGAAATTAATATCACAAATGCCTTTTGGAAAAATAAAAGGTGGCCCAGGAAATAAGGAAATTATACCAGCTGATGATAAAATGAAAATTTTCAAATAGCATTTAGTAATTATAGTATTTAGTAATTATAGTATTTAATAATTTTGGAGATGGACTTTCAAACATCCAAGAGCTACGTTACAGTGCGTAAAATATTAGAGTGCAGAGGAGTC
Above is a window of Tissierellales bacterium DNA encoding:
- a CDS encoding nitroreductase family protein translates to MEYNYKEAIGKRRSIYELSKESTISDDEIQDILVYALDHTPSAFNSQSGRVVLLLDNEHNELWLMIEEELRKRVPAERFESTKKKMDGFREAYGTVLFFEDYSIVEELENKFPRYAHNFSPWSYQSSGMLQYNIWTSFAIEGMGASLQHYNEVIEEAVKQRWDIPSKWKLISQMPFGKIKGGPGNKEIIPADDKMKIFK
- a CDS encoding CPBP family intramembrane metalloprotease, yielding MKDLLQEKIKKYSNQDKMLSLYIVVASILVVGILYIVDQRFLVSYNTKIIIKLILFSVVPFVYIKLSKDNFVKKSFKNHTPALKMDISKALGIFVVIVLIIGFIIFRNLFDVNTIVYDFRNKYQIVGNQILYYGLYLSFVNSLLEELFFRGFIFLGLKHINCTKFGYIFSSFMFSIYHIANFKNWFNPLVFILCLVGLFIGGLIFAALDDKKDTFFNSWFVHICADLAIVAIGYYVINISAGL